Within Apium graveolens cultivar Ventura unplaced genomic scaffold, ASM990537v1 ctg420, whole genome shotgun sequence, the genomic segment GAACTAAAACTCTTAATGAAGAGATAGATTTATttgaagtaaataaaaattaggaaaaattatcAAAACAGTGTTTATCATTAACCAATCGAAAAACTAAGAATTAAGGTTTTGCGAAAGAGAGAGATAGGAGGGCAActagtttttaaatatttctaaTACCAAAGTGAATTATTGAAcctaaaaaatttattaaataaggATACACCCCTAAGTTTATAAATCTTAATTTAAAAATGACTattgaaaaaataatattaaataatatttacgGCCGAAAAATAGCACACAAtaagaaatttaaaataataataataataatttgtatACTACGTGTAATTttataatacaaaattaagttagcaattaaaaatataaaaaaatattaaatttttattatttaaatgtatttaaaattataaccttaaaaatatttaaaattactCATATAAATTACAACAATCAACCAAACATGATATTAATATACTATCAATATCAATTATAGCAATCAACTAAACATACGTCATATGATATTAGTTTCATATATCGTTAACCCAATACCACCTTCCAAACCCTTGCCATTCCCCTAACAAGTGAAATGACCTCCTGAAGATAAACTCTTAATTAGCGCATGGTTGAATGTGTCGATTGATCCCTTGATCGGGGCGAATAAAAAGGTGAATTTTGGGATCAAATTTGTAACTATTGTGAATAAAGTAATCACGGTATTATCAAAAGAGGGGTAATATCTATCAAAAAAAGGTGGCAACGAATAAATGAAGGGGCTTAGCAATATAGAACATGTTATGAGGAAGCTGTCTCAAAAATGGGGAGTGGTACAAATTTGGATAACATAATTGCGGCAGCTCATGGTTTCCATAAAACTAAATACAATAAGAAGTTTAATTTTGACAAGCATTGGAATGATCTAAAGAGATATCCTAAATGGAGACAGCCTAAAGAGACAAATAATGGAAGTGCAAAGAGAACTAAATTTAGTGATTTTTGGGAACTACTCATCATTGATGAATGAAACACCAACAGATGAGAATGTTGTTGAATCACCGGTTCGTCCTAAAGGTACAAAAGCAGCTAAGAGGGACGGGAAAAAAAGGCAGAGTTTAATGATCTTAAAAAAAGATTATGAAGAAATAAAAGCTAGTTTATGCAGGAGATTAGATCTAATGGCAGAGTTCAATGAACTTAAGAAAAAGAGGAGGCTAGGATAGAGAATGAATCAGATATGCAACTTCTTACGCTTGATACTAGTATAATGAAAGAGGGCTCAACGAGAGATTTATGCCAAAATTATTGAGGAAGTCAAATCAAGACGCAGGTGGAACTAGCCATTGGAATCTAGTTGCTTGTTTATTTTATTTGGAATTAGTTGTTGGAAACTAGTTGTTCGTTTGATTCTGTTTGGAATAAGTTCTTGGAAGCTAGTTTTGTTGTTTCTATTTGGAACTAGCCGTTGTAATTTAGTTCTTGTTTATTTTTAGTTCGAACTAGccgttttcttttattatttttatctcctataaaacatgtCTGTTCTTTGTGATAGTCTGCAACTCATTTTTTTCATTCACAGTGCAATCAAAATATATACTACGGATGAGAACTCTGATATGTCTAAGAATTTATTGAAGAAGGCTCGTCAACCACGACTAAACGAGTGATATGCAAAGACCGCGAAGCGGGTCATGAACGATTGGAGAGAGATTATTTTGCTCAAAATCCAGTATACCCTCTAGATACATTCCGACGACGGTTTCGAATGGGAAGACACGTGTTCCTTCGAATTGTGGATGCTCTTTCAAATTTTGATCCGTATTTTCAGCAGAAGGTTGATGCATTGGAAAGAAAGGGCCCTATCACCTTTACAAAATTCACGGCGGCCATATGCATGTTGGCATATGGAATTGGAACGGATGCAGTTGATGATTATGTGTGCATTGGTACGTCCACTGCAATTGAATGCTTGAAAAAATTTGTTAccaatattattttaatttttgagaGTGAATATTTGCGAAAGCCAAACTCAAATGATGTACAACGTCTCATAAAAATGGGAAAGGCTCGCGGTTTTCCCGGAATGATGGGGAGTATTGACTACATGTATTTGCAGTGGAAAAATTGCCCTAAAGCATGAAAAGGGATGTTCATGAGGGGTCATAAAGGAGTTCCAACAATATTGCTTAATGTTGTTGCCTCATCGGACCTATGGATATGACATGCATTTTTCGGAGTTGCTGGTTCTAATAACGACATGAATGTGTTAGACCGATAACCGATATTTGATGATGTACAAGAAGGTCGTGCTCCTGAGGTAAATTACAATATTAATGGTAACAACTATAACATGGGGTATTATCTAACAGATGGAATCTATCCTGAATGGGCTACGTTCGTGAAACAATTCCACGCCCACAGGGTGAAAAGAGAAAATTGTTCTCCAAATATCAAGAAGGTCATCGAAAAAACGTAGAAATGACATTTGGCGTGTTGCAATCTCAATTTGCAATTGTACATGATCCAACACAATTTTGGGATAAAGAAGATCTCGCTAAAATAATGAGAGCGTGTATTATACTACATAATATGATCGTTGAGGATGAGAGAGACACATACGTCACTCCCTTTGGCGCTTTACCATCTTACGATGATGCAACATATGGCTTACCGCCTCCAAACTTAGGCGAAGAATCTTTAGCCTCTAATGAAATGTATATCGGAAGAACTATCCAACTTTGTAACAGGCAGAAACATCGTCAACTACAATTCGATCTGGTTGAGCATATCACAATGTTCCATAATAATGATTAACTAGCTCTGtagcccgtgcaatgcacggaCATGCTCTATATTGGGCGAATCGATATTATTTTAgtttttcttgttgataatatTTCATGTTGTCCCCCCTCCTAATGATGATGGATTTATTTTTGTATATGAGTAGATTTTTATTTTGATGACATTGGTGCAATAGTGTTTATCTACAATTAACGTAGAGACTTGTAGTGACATTTCTTGTTTTTTACTGTTAAGGACGATCCATGGaaattttttagaaattttagtaATTTTACATAATATAGTTGTTTGTTTACATaagattttattttataattgttatttgaattttagtattcTTCAATTTTAATTTCCGACCTCAGTAACTCTTTCCCCTCTCtcaaaaaatattaataaatccACATCTCACGGCATACTAGGCGCTTTCGGGTTGTATTTTAATATGTAAACTTTACCaagattatttattttagttaatattaTCCGTTCATGCCATAATGACGGAGTAAAATACCAATATAAACCAACATTATCAtatattttatgaattatgaagACCATAAGTTAAATGTTTTTTTTACATAAATTcacacatacatatacatatatatatgtgtgtatatattatatatacatatatatatatatatgtgtgtgtgtatttatatatatatatgtatatatatatatatatgaaagcccataatttatttatttttgtgtaaatacaaaaatataataCTTAAAGTATGACATGGttagatataaatatatattcagttagagGTATCAATGGTTCTGATCCACataatcatatttaatatataaGTTTATCTAGTTCATTTGTTTGTAATATTTAATTCGCAAATATTTATAATAGATCTAAATATTAGTGTTAATGTGATAAATATGGTATATGTCAGTCAACTGTGTTATTAAAGGTCACTGGTAGGCTGTGATAATATCATTAAAATTAATGACGAACAATAATATTTTGtacaaataaaatttattataatttaaatgtactaccactttttataaataacatgattttgtactcaagtttctcatgtattaatattatttattttgttataatattattattattattattattattattattataattattattaatataatataaataataataattattattattagaatttttaatatatatgttttataaacctgctattaaaatgaaatattttttctttttaatgaaatttaaaattattactattaatattaatatttaattttactttatatttaaaattcacttatttatattattaatttgataattaataatgTATGTATTCTCGTTTTTAGAATTTAACTTACGTTAAAAATAAGGACAATTTTTGTAGACAAAAAAATTTGAATCATTAACTAAAAGGGAAATTTAAGGGAAATTTCATTTGAAGATGAGGGTTTTTAATTTTCGGAGCAAATAAAAAGGATAAGACAATACTACGCCATGCCAAATAGAAAAATAAACTGAgggtaatataatattttttattgtcTTGCTCTGATAATTAAGAACCTGCTCTGAAAATATAACATCTCTaactaaattattatatatatacatatatacgtaCATACGTACATATGTTTGgatgtatgtatgtatacatGCGTGCATGTATTTctataataattagttataaatGAATATGTATATATTAAGTATGCAATTATTAATCTATATTAGTAAGTCATAACTTAGGTATTATATGATCCATGCATATATCTctataataattagttataaatatatatatatatatatatatatatatattaagtatgcaACAACTAATCGATATTAATAAGTTAATGATGTGAtaacttatgtattatatgaattcTTATGCAATGGTtatcatttaaattttttatactaattttttaatagagtatgtaaattttatgaagaaattatttttaatgacttacatattaatgatgttttaattgaggtaataaaaattacatgaatgaatctgtattaattatataataatgaatgagtattaatgattaaaacaaataatgtttcgatattaATTAATGTATTTATGATTAAATAATGAATGAGTATTAATGGCTAAAACAAATATTGTATGGATATTAACTATTATATTCATGATTAAATTTGCTCATTAATTACCGTATCTATGATTAAATAATGAATGAACATTAATGGTTAAAACAAATATTATATGAACATTAATTATtgtatttatgattaaatttgcTCAGCGAACCCCTGTTGCTGTATTAGATATATAATAGATAGATTTGTTTCAGATGTAATATTTTAAATTGTCATGTTcttgtaatattttattttttaattatgtaatgtattttaataataagtaatatttttatttttaatcctattaatatttaatttttaaattttaaattttaaacacGTTTAGGTCGGAGTGGGTCACTTGATTTACCAAGCCCATGAAGAAGGAAATGGCAGTGGACTTGGGTCACTTGATTTACTAAAAGTTGGACTTGGGCTTTGAATAGGAGCTGGTTGACCACCTAATTTACCAAGCCTATGTTTTGCTTACTGGGCTTCAA encodes:
- the LOC141701604 gene encoding uncharacterized protein LOC141701604, whose amino-acid sequence is MGRHVFLRIVDALSNFDPYFQQKVDALERKGPITFTKFTAAICMLAYGIGTDAVDDYVCIGTSTAIECLKKFVTNIILIFESEYLRKPNSNDVQRLIKMGKARGFPGMMGSIDYMYLQWKNCPKA
- the LOC141701605 gene encoding uncharacterized protein LOC141701605, translating into MGYVRETIPRPQGEKRKLFSKYQEGHRKNVEMTFGVLQSQFAIVHDPTQFWDKEDLAKIMRACIILHNMIVEDERDTYVTPFGALPSYDDATYGLPPPNLGEESLASNEMYIGRTIQLCNRQKHRQLQFDLVEHITMFHNND